A DNA window from Iodobacter ciconiae contains the following coding sequences:
- a CDS encoding murein hydrolase activator EnvC family protein — MLRALFLLMLTTGALAAPAAPAVPKQESEARQAELKDLRGQLQELKKDLAANESHRSEASDALKDAETAISDANRVLSSMQQEQALTSVEISRLESDISRTRKGIQASQLRLGQILRTRYKAGQIEAWRLLLNQQDPNQVSRELTYYRYISRSQLQLANKLETQLSELSRLSEDIRQKNESLQQLARKKKQQKEMLVSEQQEKQQIVSNLSQEISSQRNQIQKLAADEKRLTGLVDKLNAIIKRQELERTRKAAQAKLLAEKKTRERAARNAAAQAKAKAAGKPAPKAEPEPEVTTVQPAAEQSGQAFASLKGKLRLPIKGEITGRYGAARGEGGQWKGIFIRAASGQSVKAVASGRVVFAEWLRGFGNMLIIDHGGGYMSIYAANESILKQVGDTIKAGDSIATSGNSGGMADSGLYFELRQNSRPIDPLAWAG; from the coding sequence ATGCTCAGAGCGCTTTTTCTTTTGATGCTGACAACCGGTGCACTTGCAGCACCGGCTGCGCCGGCTGTGCCTAAACAGGAATCCGAGGCAAGACAAGCCGAGTTAAAAGACTTACGCGGCCAGCTGCAGGAGCTAAAAAAAGATCTGGCAGCCAATGAATCGCACCGCAGTGAAGCCAGTGATGCTTTAAAAGACGCTGAAACAGCTATTTCTGATGCTAATCGCGTACTTAGCTCAATGCAGCAGGAACAGGCACTCACGAGTGTCGAAATATCCCGCCTGGAAAGCGATATCAGCCGCACCCGCAAAGGCATCCAGGCCAGCCAGCTCCGCCTTGGACAAATCCTCCGAACACGTTACAAAGCAGGGCAAATCGAAGCATGGCGTCTGCTGCTCAATCAGCAAGACCCTAACCAGGTCAGCCGTGAGCTGACTTATTACCGCTATATCAGCCGCTCGCAACTTCAGCTGGCTAATAAACTTGAAACGCAGCTAAGTGAGCTCTCCCGTTTAAGCGAAGATATACGGCAAAAAAATGAAAGCCTGCAGCAACTCGCCCGAAAGAAAAAACAACAAAAAGAAATGCTGGTTTCCGAACAGCAGGAAAAACAGCAAATTGTAAGCAACCTCTCACAAGAAATCAGCAGCCAGCGTAATCAGATCCAAAAGCTGGCCGCGGACGAAAAACGCTTAACCGGGCTTGTAGATAAGCTCAACGCCATCATCAAACGCCAGGAGCTTGAGCGCACCAGAAAAGCGGCCCAGGCCAAACTGCTTGCAGAGAAAAAAACCCGCGAGCGCGCTGCACGTAATGCTGCAGCTCAGGCCAAGGCAAAAGCTGCCGGAAAGCCCGCTCCCAAAGCCGAGCCCGAGCCGGAAGTCACCACGGTGCAACCAGCAGCAGAGCAATCAGGACAGGCCTTTGCTTCACTCAAGGGCAAGCTTCGTCTGCCAATCAAAGGTGAGATCACCGGCCGCTATGGTGCGGCGCGTGGCGAGGGCGGCCAATGGAAGGGAATCTTTATCCGCGCGGCATCCGGCCAGAGCGTCAAAGCCGTGGCCAGCGGGCGGGTGGTCTTTGCCGAATGGCTGCGTGGCTTTGGCAATATGCTGATCATTGATCATGGTGGCGGATATATGAGTATTTACGCTGCAAATGAAAGCATTCTTAAGCAAGTCGGTGATACGATCAAGGCAGGAGACAGCATTGCCACCAGTGGTAACAGCGGTGGAATGGCAGATTCCGGCTTATACTTTGAATTAAGACAAAATAGCCGCCCCATAGACCCATTGGCGTGGGCTGGCTAG
- a CDS encoding S41 family peptidase — translation MSSSNKKPKLQKIALLMAGAGLGIALSLSFNAVADKDAGGNPLPVEELRAFSTVFGLIKQSYVEPVEDKKLITEAIKGMVSGLDPHSTYLDAEAFKDIQIQTQGEFGGLGIEVSMEDGLVRVVSPIEDTPAYRAGVKAGDFIAKIDETPVQGMSLNDAVTKMRGKIGSSVTLTMLRKGEGKPIVLTLKRAVIKVQSVKSKLAEPGYGYIRIAQFQEHTTENVAQAIDALYKENKVSLKGLVLDLRNDPGGLLNSAVGVSAAFLPKDTLVVYTEGRTPDSKVKLTTSKENYLRQSGKDDYFKNTPKDVKNVPLVVLVNGGSASASEIVAGALQDHKRAIVVGTQTFGKASVQTIMPIDNKTALKLTTARYFTPLGRSIQLKGITPDIEVEEAVLNGKEQSAFRIREADLGHRLDNPNDKEAGNKKAASETKAEIKTEIKKLKPAASSEAAEENPREIASKNDYQLQQALNILKVQQILQNKNAAAPAK, via the coding sequence ATGTCCTCGAGCAACAAAAAACCAAAGCTCCAAAAGATTGCCTTGCTAATGGCAGGTGCAGGTCTGGGCATAGCCCTGAGTCTTTCCTTTAATGCGGTTGCTGACAAAGATGCCGGGGGCAACCCGCTGCCGGTTGAAGAGCTGCGTGCATTTTCGACGGTTTTTGGCCTGATCAAACAAAGCTATGTAGAGCCTGTTGAAGATAAGAAGCTTATTACTGAAGCCATCAAGGGCATGGTCTCAGGGCTGGATCCTCACTCTACCTATCTGGATGCCGAAGCCTTCAAGGATATACAGATTCAAACCCAGGGTGAATTTGGCGGCCTTGGAATAGAAGTCAGCATGGAAGACGGCCTGGTGCGCGTGGTTTCACCCATTGAAGATACCCCTGCCTATCGTGCGGGTGTAAAGGCTGGCGATTTTATTGCCAAGATCGACGAAACACCGGTGCAAGGCATGTCGCTCAATGATGCTGTGACTAAAATGCGCGGCAAAATCGGCTCGTCAGTCACCCTCACCATGCTGCGTAAAGGTGAAGGCAAACCGATTGTTCTGACGCTCAAACGTGCAGTGATTAAAGTACAAAGTGTGAAATCCAAACTGGCCGAACCGGGCTACGGTTATATCCGTATCGCCCAGTTTCAGGAGCACACCACCGAAAACGTAGCCCAGGCTATTGATGCCCTCTACAAAGAAAACAAAGTATCGCTTAAAGGCCTTGTGCTTGATTTACGTAACGATCCGGGTGGTCTGTTAAACAGCGCCGTGGGTGTATCTGCTGCATTCTTACCTAAAGATACCTTAGTGGTTTACACCGAAGGCCGTACGCCTGACTCCAAAGTCAAATTAACCACCAGCAAAGAAAATTATCTGCGTCAAAGCGGCAAGGATGACTACTTTAAGAATACTCCGAAAGATGTAAAAAATGTGCCGCTGGTTGTACTGGTCAATGGTGGCTCGGCCTCTGCCTCTGAAATTGTGGCAGGAGCACTGCAGGACCATAAGCGCGCCATCGTGGTCGGCACGCAAACCTTTGGTAAGGCATCGGTGCAAACCATTATGCCAATCGATAATAAAACTGCACTGAAGCTGACAACGGCACGTTACTTCACACCACTGGGCCGCTCAATTCAATTAAAGGGTATTACGCCGGATATTGAAGTTGAAGAAGCAGTACTGAACGGCAAGGAACAAAGCGCCTTCCGGATTCGTGAAGCCGATCTGGGCCATCGCCTGGATAACCCAAATGATAAAGAGGCGGGCAATAAAAAAGCGGCATCCGAAACCAAGGCTGAAATCAAAACGGAAATTAAAAAACTAAAACCTGCGGCCAGCAGCGAGGCAGCGGAAGAGAACCCACGTGAAATTGCCTCTAAAAATGACTACCAGTTGCAACAGGCGCTCAATATTCTGAAAGTGCAGCAGATTTTGCAAAACAAAAATGCAGCAGCACCTGCCAAATAA